A segment of the Deltaproteobacteria bacterium genome:
TGGGATTTGATGGGGTAAGACTTATGTGTCTCGGGATCATAAAATTTGGGGTGCCTACCTTTTCCTGTTACATAAACAACGCCGTACCTCTTGAGTATTTTTATTACTTTCCTTAATTCTAGCGGCTTAGGCATAGTCTATTTCGGCAGTTGATTGCTGGAGATTGTCATTGGAAACAGACATTAATGATTTCTTTATAGATATCTTCAGATTCCTGGAAGACTGTTTGGTTTCCAATTCATTATACATCCTCCAATACTTACTATGTGCTGGATCAAAAATTGTGTCAATCGCATCATTTTCTACCGCAGTCAAAATATATTCCTTTATAGAATCAGCTAATGCTTTTAAAGCGCCTTTCTCATCTTTACTATGGGAAGAAACCGTAAAATCCAAGCAGCGGGCAACAACTACATCGTTCTCTTTGGTTAATAATATATGTAGCGCCGGACTTTCCCATACACTGCCGATTTTAAATCTTATTCTCTTTGCTTTCATACCTTTCATGGCTGCCTCTCAAGCTTGGCGACTAATGAAATTTGGGGATTTTTGATTTAGTCCATATTTTTACTGTTAAATATGATGGAATTGGGGACATTGTCAACTTATAAAC
Coding sequences within it:
- a CDS encoding type II toxin-antitoxin system HicA family toxin — encoded protein: MPKPLELRKVIKILKRYGVVYVTGKGRHPKFYDPETHKSYPIKSHGKKTLALPYALDDLIKKFDLPADVFDR